From Echinicola soli, a single genomic window includes:
- a CDS encoding GDSL-type esterase/lipase family protein translates to MPIPSSFTRNTGLLLVLLQIAFIHALSAQENPEKFRKEVDQIVTNTPVPSGDVYLFTGSSSVRMWKDIDRYFPDVTVVNTGFGGSQTFELLHYAEELIIRYAPHKVFIYEGDNDLASGKTPVTILNTMQKLVSKLKSKLPETEIVLISPKPSPSRWQLKEDYESLNRLLEVYADKTIGVEFVNVWDIALNEKGRPNPEIYLSDSLHMTELGYDGWAEMLEPHIP, encoded by the coding sequence ATGCCCATCCCATCTTCATTTACCCGAAACACAGGCCTGCTGCTTGTTCTTCTCCAGATAGCCTTTATCCATGCGCTATCAGCCCAGGAAAATCCCGAAAAATTTCGAAAAGAAGTTGATCAAATCGTCACCAACACCCCTGTACCATCAGGAGATGTCTACCTTTTTACTGGAAGCTCCAGCGTAAGAATGTGGAAGGACATTGATCGTTATTTTCCTGACGTCACAGTGGTCAATACTGGCTTTGGTGGTTCGCAGACTTTTGAATTGCTACATTATGCTGAAGAGCTGATCATCCGCTATGCCCCCCATAAAGTTTTTATCTATGAGGGCGACAATGACTTGGCAAGTGGCAAGACCCCCGTCACCATCCTGAACACCATGCAAAAACTGGTCAGCAAACTAAAGTCCAAGCTTCCTGAAACGGAAATCGTCCTGATTAGTCCCAAACCAAGTCCGTCAAGGTGGCAGCTCAAAGAAGACTATGAATCCTTAAACCGTCTACTGGAAGTTTATGCCGACAAAACCATCGGCGTTGAATTTGTCAACGTTTGGGACATTGCCCTCAATGAAAAAGGGCGACCCAATCCAGAAATTTACCTGTCCGACAGCCTCCACATGACCGAACTGGGCTACGACGGCTGGGCAGAGATGCTCGAGCCACACATTCCCTAG
- a CDS encoding acetyltransferase, translating into MYLYGASGHAKVVISNLESQGELIHGLFDDDTSVVECLNYRVFQWGSVSPTSLYLIVSIGDNSIRYQISERLQGEVVFGRAIHRYALVSSHAEIAAGTVVMAGAVIQPDARIGSHVIVNTSASVDHDCRVGDYVHIGPKAVLCGEVKIGKGALIGAGSTLVPGVRVGEGCVIGAGSTVLRDVADGEKVWGTVK; encoded by the coding sequence ATGTATCTGTACGGAGCTTCTGGACATGCCAAAGTGGTCATTTCAAATTTGGAAAGTCAGGGAGAATTGATTCATGGGTTGTTTGATGACGATACCTCTGTTGTGGAATGCTTGAATTATCGAGTGTTTCAGTGGGGCAGTGTTTCGCCTACAAGTCTATATTTGATTGTAAGTATTGGAGATAATTCCATTAGATATCAAATATCGGAAAGGTTACAGGGAGAAGTGGTTTTTGGCAGGGCAATCCATAGATATGCTCTGGTAAGTAGCCATGCGGAAATAGCTGCGGGTACTGTGGTGATGGCAGGAGCTGTTATCCAGCCTGATGCGAGGATCGGTTCCCATGTCATTGTCAATACATCGGCTTCGGTAGACCATGATTGCAGGGTCGGGGATTATGTACACATTGGTCCCAAAGCAGTCCTTTGTGGAGAAGTGAAGATAGGAAAGGGGGCTTTGATCGGTGCAGGGAGCACGCTGGTTCCCGGAGTCCGTGTGGGAGAAGGCTGTGTAATTGGAGCAGGAAGTACAGTGTTGCGGGATGTGGCTGACGGAGAGAAAGTATGGGGAACAGTAAAGTGA
- a CDS encoding universal stress protein, whose translation MKLLVGTDLSENAQNAVNFALHLAKAHNSSITLLFAYSPVYDFAAQTAEYITTIEQQATKVLKSLKKTCKKEGIETSFLIEQKTPSSAICAESEKGAYDLIILGSQGKSDFPKKIFGSTTSEVIRLSSIPVLTVPASATFEAVDNISLAMELNREDIVFLGQLIALTRHYKLPYQIIHIKKDNDPLPEMPFSELSMYLKDRFPELSITFDTLNADQVNEGLQQYTQDHPRTLLTMFSKHRGFFDYLFRTSHCAEMALHSTVPLLVLKSQKS comes from the coding sequence ATGAAACTATTAGTAGGTACCGATCTTTCTGAAAATGCACAAAACGCAGTGAATTTTGCACTGCATTTGGCCAAGGCCCATAACAGTTCGATTACGCTGCTGTTTGCTTACTCCCCAGTCTACGACTTTGCCGCTCAAACGGCCGAATACATTACTACGATAGAACAGCAAGCCACAAAGGTATTGAAGTCCTTGAAAAAGACTTGTAAAAAAGAAGGAATTGAAACCTCCTTCCTCATTGAGCAAAAAACACCCTCTTCGGCAATTTGCGCTGAATCGGAAAAAGGGGCTTACGACTTAATTATACTGGGCAGTCAAGGAAAAAGTGACTTTCCGAAAAAAATATTTGGCTCCACCACTTCTGAAGTTATCCGCTTAAGTAGCATTCCGGTCCTTACCGTTCCTGCCAGCGCTACCTTTGAGGCTGTAGACAATATTTCCCTGGCGATGGAGCTCAACCGAGAAGACATCGTCTTTTTAGGCCAGCTGATTGCACTCACCCGTCATTACAAGCTTCCTTACCAAATCATCCACATCAAAAAGGACAACGACCCACTTCCCGAAATGCCTTTTTCAGAATTGTCTATGTATTTAAAAGACCGATTTCCTGAGCTGAGTATAACCTTTGACACCTTAAACGCCGACCAGGTAAACGAAGGACTTCAACAATACACCCAAGACCATCCCAGGACACTCCTGACCATGTTTTCGAAACATAGGGGATTCTTTGACTATCTCTTCAGGACCAGCCATTGTGCTGAAATGGCGCTTCACAGCACCGTTCCCCTTTTGGTGCTCAAATCTCAAAAATCATAG
- a CDS encoding Gfo/Idh/MocA family protein — MNRRDFMKTGGIVLGGSIFPYQLASAFRTNTDKGPIKIGIIGCGDRGKGLMHVMSGMPEQFEIIAVCDNMDFRLDQTSKAFPDLKAKSYKNYQDLLDNSSIEAVAIATPLNMHFAPAKAALQAGKHVYLEKTMTYNIPEAIELIELVKKNPTLTLQVGHQYRYTPLYYKVKDMIQSGYMGKITQIDSRWDRNWNWKRPVPDPSLERIINWRMYREYSGGLPAELLSHQIDFINWAFETHPDTIIGTGGIDNYHDGRETYDNVQLLLRYDKEGMIGNFGATCSNAREGYSFSIKGTQGTVELLMNEGYFYPEKERMDELQIVDGVSGATKLSWKEGKGIPILEDKTKDGTWYAFSDFYKSIQNKEYPASNVISGATTATCIHLANHSLFNKTIEDWKPAYNYG, encoded by the coding sequence ATGAATAGAAGGGATTTTATGAAAACCGGGGGCATTGTCTTAGGCGGATCAATTTTCCCTTATCAACTCGCCAGCGCTTTTCGAACCAACACTGATAAGGGTCCTATTAAAATAGGTATCATAGGATGTGGGGACAGGGGAAAAGGACTGATGCATGTCATGTCGGGTATGCCTGAGCAATTTGAGATCATCGCTGTCTGTGACAACATGGACTTCAGGCTAGACCAAACCAGCAAAGCGTTCCCAGACCTAAAAGCCAAATCCTACAAAAATTACCAAGATTTATTGGATAACAGCTCCATAGAGGCCGTAGCCATTGCCACCCCTCTTAACATGCATTTTGCACCGGCCAAAGCAGCCCTGCAAGCGGGAAAACATGTATACCTCGAAAAAACGATGACCTATAACATCCCCGAGGCCATCGAACTTATCGAATTGGTAAAAAAGAATCCTACACTCACCCTGCAAGTAGGCCACCAATACCGATACACTCCTTTATACTATAAGGTAAAAGATATGATCCAGTCGGGGTATATGGGAAAAATCACACAAATCGATTCCCGATGGGACAGAAACTGGAACTGGAAAAGACCCGTTCCTGATCCTTCGCTCGAACGGATTATCAACTGGAGGATGTATAGGGAATACTCCGGAGGACTTCCGGCCGAGCTGCTTTCCCACCAAATTGATTTTATCAACTGGGCGTTTGAAACGCATCCAGACACCATCATCGGAACTGGTGGAATAGACAATTATCACGATGGCAGAGAAACTTATGACAATGTCCAGTTATTGCTGCGGTATGATAAAGAAGGGATGATCGGGAATTTTGGTGCTACTTGCAGCAATGCCAGAGAGGGTTATTCATTTTCCATTAAAGGGACGCAAGGAACCGTCGAATTATTGATGAACGAAGGGTATTTCTATCCTGAAAAAGAGAGGATGGATGAGCTTCAGATTGTAGATGGAGTTTCAGGAGCTACCAAACTTTCTTGGAAGGAAGGCAAAGGAATCCCCATCCTGGAAGATAAGACCAAAGACGGCACTTGGTACGCATTCAGTGATTTCTATAAATCCATCCAAAACAAGGAATACCCAGCCTCCAATGTCATCAGTGGCGCCACCACGGCCACCTGTATCCATCTGGCCAACCATTCCTTGTTCAATAAAACCATCGAGGACTGGAAGCCAGCATATAATTACGGGTAA
- a CDS encoding MBL fold metallo-hydrolase has protein sequence MKIEQIYTGCLAQGAYYIESNGEAAIIDPLREVEPYIQKAKRNDATIKYVFETHFHADFVSGHIDLAQKTGANIVFGPTEAKLGFDAIIAEDGREYKIGDITIKVLHTPGHTMESTCYLLSDESGKPTAIFTGDTLFIGDVGRPDLAQKVSDDLTQEKQAGYLYDSLRNKILPLPDELVVYPAHGAGSACGKNMSKETWDTLGNQKKTNYALQEMTKEEFIKKLTDGLTPPPAYFPQNVKMNIQGYDSIDEVLERGVKALSPAEFEAVATETGAIMLDTRSPQVFAQGFIPNAINIGIDGSFAVWVGTMIPDVKQKVLVIAEEGREEEVITRLARVGYDYALGYLKGGFEAWKAVGNEVDTITSVDARDVAKVIRDNPKAAILDVRKQSEYDSEHVEGAENNPLDYINENMDQVDKNKTYYVHCAGGYRSMIFASIMRARGYENLVDISGGFKAIKDSDAFGLTDFVCPTTKL, from the coding sequence ATGAAAATTGAACAAATTTATACGGGATGTTTGGCCCAGGGGGCTTATTACATCGAGTCCAATGGAGAGGCAGCCATCATAGATCCACTCCGGGAAGTGGAGCCGTATATCCAAAAAGCCAAGCGAAATGATGCTACGATCAAGTATGTCTTTGAAACCCATTTTCATGCTGATTTTGTGTCAGGACATATAGATTTGGCCCAAAAAACAGGAGCCAATATTGTCTTTGGCCCTACTGAAGCCAAGTTGGGCTTCGACGCGATCATCGCTGAAGATGGACGAGAATATAAAATTGGCGATATTACTATAAAAGTGCTTCATACGCCTGGTCATACTATGGAGAGCACTTGCTATCTGCTAAGTGATGAGTCAGGAAAACCAACAGCCATATTCACAGGCGACACCTTGTTTATTGGGGATGTGGGCAGGCCTGATTTGGCGCAGAAAGTCTCTGACGACCTGACGCAGGAAAAACAAGCGGGGTACTTATATGACTCTTTGAGAAATAAAATTTTACCGCTTCCGGATGAGTTAGTCGTTTATCCTGCGCACGGCGCTGGAAGCGCCTGCGGTAAAAATATGAGCAAAGAGACATGGGATACCTTGGGCAATCAGAAAAAAACCAATTATGCGCTACAGGAAATGACCAAAGAGGAATTCATTAAGAAACTGACAGACGGACTTACGCCACCTCCAGCATATTTTCCTCAAAACGTCAAAATGAATATCCAAGGGTACGATAGTATCGATGAGGTGCTAGAGCGAGGCGTCAAGGCGCTTTCACCAGCCGAATTTGAGGCAGTGGCCACCGAAACAGGGGCGATAATGCTGGATACGAGAAGTCCACAGGTGTTTGCTCAAGGGTTCATTCCTAATGCCATTAACATTGGTATTGATGGAAGTTTTGCCGTTTGGGTGGGGACCATGATTCCGGATGTCAAGCAGAAAGTCCTCGTGATTGCTGAAGAAGGGAGAGAGGAAGAGGTGATCACAAGGTTGGCCAGAGTGGGGTATGACTATGCCCTGGGCTATTTGAAAGGTGGTTTTGAGGCGTGGAAAGCGGTTGGCAACGAGGTGGATACCATTACCTCAGTGGATGCCAGGGATGTCGCCAAAGTCATCCGGGATAATCCCAAAGCCGCTATCCTGGATGTCCGTAAGCAAAGTGAATATGACAGTGAGCATGTAGAAGGGGCAGAAAATAATCCCTTGGATTATATCAATGAAAACATGGACCAAGTGGATAAGAATAAGACCTATTACGTGCATTGTGCCGGTGGATATCGGTCGATGATTTTCGCTTCCATCATGCGGGCAAGAGGGTATGAAAACCTTGTGGATATTTCTGGTGGATTTAAGGCCATCAAAGATTCGGATGCATTTGGCCTTACTGACTTTGTCTGCCCGACTACTAAATTGTAA
- a CDS encoding Crp/Fnr family transcriptional regulator, producing MKENRIRVSVPTITDERLLEEMNLQGTLVEILTGEAIMEPGKFIKTVPIVLEGAIKVLRMDEEGKELFLYYLYPGETCALSLTCCESGKASEVKAIVEEDTKMLMVPVQYHEQWYEQYKQWKDFVLATYQKRFQEMLKVLDSVAFLKMDQRLARYLVTKMKKNNSTDLSITHQEIANELGTSREVISRLLKQLEKKRWIELGRNRISVRGDFEELTEVGK from the coding sequence ATGAAAGAAAATAGGATCCGGGTATCGGTGCCTACGATTACGGATGAGCGCTTACTGGAGGAAATGAATCTGCAGGGGACATTGGTGGAGATTTTGACAGGGGAAGCGATCATGGAGCCTGGAAAATTTATAAAGACCGTGCCGATTGTATTGGAGGGGGCTATAAAAGTCCTACGAATGGACGAGGAGGGAAAAGAATTGTTCTTATACTATCTCTATCCAGGGGAGACGTGTGCATTGTCACTGACCTGTTGTGAGTCAGGAAAGGCTAGTGAAGTGAAAGCGATAGTGGAGGAGGATACAAAGATGCTTATGGTTCCTGTTCAGTATCATGAGCAGTGGTATGAGCAGTATAAACAATGGAAGGACTTTGTCTTGGCGACGTATCAAAAACGTTTTCAAGAAATGCTCAAAGTGCTGGATTCTGTAGCGTTTTTAAAAATGGATCAGCGATTGGCAAGGTACTTGGTGACCAAAATGAAGAAAAACAACAGTACTGATCTATCCATCACCCATCAGGAAATAGCCAATGAGCTAGGAACTTCACGGGAAGTGATCTCCAGGTTGCTAAAGCAATTGGAAAAGAAAAGGTGGATCGAGCTCGGAAGAAATAGGATTTCTGTCCGTGGTGATTTTGAGGAATTGACAGAAGTGGGAAAGTGA
- a CDS encoding O-succinylhomoserine sulfhydrylase has product MSNKHFETEAIRIASSKSNQREHSAPIYMTSSFTFDSAEEARQMFAEEIPGNIYSRYANPNSSDLIEKVCALEGTEDGIATASGMAAMFGSIASLLQQGDHILASRSLFGSTHQLLTRVFPKWGITSTYGDISDIENWDKLVKPNTKMLFIETPSNPGLEVIDLEWIGKFAKAHNLILVVDNCFATPYLQQPAKWGADIVAHSATKYIDGQGRVLGGLILGKQELIKDVQFFTRHTGPSISPFNAWILSRSMETLAVRMERHCANALAVASYFQDINELEFVKYPFLKSHPQHDLAKKQMKHGGGIVTLTLKGGIERAQRFIDELQMITVTANLGDTRSIITHPASTTHSKLTEEERQRVGILPGLIRLSAGLEHHDDIIADIERALEKSK; this is encoded by the coding sequence ATGTCAAATAAGCACTTTGAAACAGAAGCCATCAGGATCGCTTCTTCCAAATCCAACCAACGGGAACATTCGGCTCCCATTTACATGACATCCAGTTTTACCTTTGACAGTGCCGAAGAGGCCCGTCAGATGTTTGCTGAGGAGATCCCCGGCAATATCTATTCCCGCTATGCCAATCCCAACAGCTCAGACTTGATCGAAAAAGTTTGCGCTCTGGAAGGCACCGAGGACGGCATCGCCACTGCCTCTGGAATGGCAGCAATGTTTGGCAGCATAGCTTCTCTCCTACAGCAAGGAGATCATATCCTTGCCTCCCGATCATTGTTTGGCTCTACCCACCAGCTGCTCACAAGAGTATTCCCCAAATGGGGCATCACCTCTACCTACGGAGACATTTCGGATATCGAAAACTGGGACAAGCTCGTGAAGCCCAACACCAAAATGCTCTTCATAGAGACCCCTTCCAATCCTGGCCTAGAGGTAATCGACCTGGAGTGGATCGGTAAGTTTGCCAAAGCGCATAATCTGATCTTAGTGGTGGACAACTGCTTCGCCACTCCCTACCTACAGCAACCGGCCAAGTGGGGCGCGGATATCGTGGCACACAGCGCTACCAAGTACATTGATGGTCAAGGACGTGTCTTGGGAGGATTGATCCTTGGAAAGCAAGAATTGATCAAAGACGTGCAGTTCTTTACGCGCCACACAGGACCTTCCATTTCCCCCTTCAATGCTTGGATCCTTTCCAGAAGCATGGAAACACTGGCGGTCAGAATGGAAAGGCACTGCGCCAATGCATTGGCGGTAGCATCCTATTTCCAGGACATCAATGAGCTTGAATTCGTAAAATATCCTTTCCTAAAATCGCATCCACAGCATGACCTTGCCAAAAAACAAATGAAACATGGCGGCGGCATCGTCACACTCACGCTGAAAGGAGGCATCGAGAGAGCTCAGCGATTCATTGATGAACTGCAGATGATCACCGTCACAGCCAACTTAGGGGATACCAGAAGTATCATTACACACCCAGCATCTACCACCCACAGCAAGCTCACTGAAGAAGAACGCCAACGTGTAGGCATTCTTCCAGGGCTAATTAGGCTTTCTGCCGGATTGGAACACCATGATGACATCATCGCGGACATAGAGCGAGCACTGGAAAAGTCCAAATAG
- a CDS encoding DUF4407 domain-containing protein, with the protein MEKVKVFFLFCSGANVSILKKCPTETNKYVGIGGTVFFTGVLAALSAGYALYTVFESWYWAVIFGLVWGVMIFNLDRFIVSSMRKKESFWSEWKLAFPRLLLAVFLALVISKPLELKVFEKEIDQKVSEQKVLEMQEAKENLDATYPEIAHLETENQQLRDEIAAKAAFRDEVQKEYDEERFGVKTPGTTGVIGLGSNAKKKEEQLDAAQLDLERMQERNWAKIDKNEREMAAVMTRKRQVFEQQQASIDQYDGLAARMHALSQLTAESQAVYLANIFIMLLFVAMETAPVMVKMMAGRGPYDEMLDKSERAVKLYTDEYNYKNQTESTHRIRVFDEVIAAETASLIKKKLHRNEVLTKAEMELLEERLEDANGLRGQHETGNKEAAIKE; encoded by the coding sequence ATGGAAAAAGTGAAAGTATTCTTTTTGTTTTGTAGTGGAGCCAATGTGTCCATTCTGAAAAAATGTCCTACCGAAACCAATAAATACGTGGGGATCGGAGGTACTGTGTTCTTTACAGGGGTTTTGGCAGCATTGTCAGCAGGATATGCTTTGTATACCGTTTTTGAAAGTTGGTATTGGGCAGTGATTTTCGGCTTGGTGTGGGGCGTAATGATATTTAATTTGGACCGCTTTATTGTTTCGAGCATGCGAAAGAAGGAAAGTTTTTGGTCTGAATGGAAGCTTGCATTTCCCCGGCTATTATTGGCTGTGTTTTTGGCATTGGTCATTTCGAAGCCACTGGAGTTGAAGGTTTTTGAAAAGGAAATCGATCAAAAAGTCAGTGAACAAAAAGTGCTTGAAATGCAGGAGGCCAAAGAGAATTTGGATGCGACCTATCCTGAAATAGCCCATCTGGAAACTGAGAATCAACAGTTGCGCGATGAAATTGCCGCTAAGGCGGCTTTCAGGGATGAGGTACAAAAAGAGTATGATGAGGAGCGTTTTGGGGTCAAGACCCCAGGGACTACAGGAGTCATAGGTTTGGGATCCAATGCTAAAAAGAAGGAAGAGCAGCTAGATGCAGCCCAGCTGGATTTAGAGCGAATGCAAGAAAGGAATTGGGCAAAGATCGATAAGAATGAAAGAGAGATGGCAGCGGTGATGACCAGAAAGCGACAAGTGTTTGAGCAGCAGCAAGCTTCGATCGATCAATATGATGGGCTAGCTGCCAGGATGCATGCCTTGTCCCAATTGACAGCGGAAAGCCAAGCGGTCTATTTAGCCAATATTTTTATCATGTTGCTTTTTGTGGCAATGGAGACCGCTCCGGTGATGGTCAAAATGATGGCAGGAAGAGGTCCTTACGACGAGATGCTGGACAAGTCAGAACGAGCCGTGAAGCTGTATACCGATGAATATAACTATAAAAATCAGACAGAAAGCACCCATCGGATCCGGGTGTTTGATGAGGTGATTGCTGCTGAGACAGCATCGCTCATTAAGAAAAAACTCCATCGCAATGAGGTCTTGACCAAAGCAGAAATGGAACTTCTCGAAGAGCGGCTAGAAGATGCCAATGGGCTTCGGGGGCAGCATGAAACTGGAAATAAGGAGGCGGCCATTAAAGAGTAG
- a CDS encoding sulfite exporter TauE/SafE family protein gives MEVNSLIGFGGAVLIGISLGMIGGGGSILTVPILVYLMGIEPVLATAYSLFVVGSTSLVGAGSYLKHGNVSYRIALVFAIPSFLAIFLMRKFVVHALPEVLFTVGDFTVSKSLAIMVFFAAIMILAAYSMIINGGKLKPEIRTKAINYPLIALQGLVEGSITGIVGAGGGFLIIPALVLIAKLPMRMAVGTSLLIIGIKSLLGFTGDLISQDIDWFFLLIFTGLSIIGIFIGGKLSRKVNESALKKAFGWFVLLMGAYILIRELFIG, from the coding sequence ATGGAAGTGAATTCACTAATAGGGTTTGGAGGAGCAGTGTTGATAGGCATCAGTCTGGGGATGATTGGAGGAGGAGGATCCATTTTGACCGTTCCCATTTTGGTTTATCTTATGGGAATAGAGCCGGTGCTGGCGACAGCTTATTCGCTGTTTGTAGTGGGGAGTACCTCTTTGGTGGGAGCGGGGAGCTACTTGAAGCACGGAAATGTATCCTACCGAATAGCTTTGGTGTTTGCCATTCCTTCTTTTTTGGCCATTTTCCTTATGCGCAAATTTGTGGTACATGCCTTACCTGAAGTGCTGTTTACAGTAGGGGATTTTACAGTGTCGAAGAGCTTGGCAATCATGGTTTTCTTTGCTGCAATTATGATATTAGCAGCTTATTCCATGATCATAAATGGAGGGAAGCTAAAGCCAGAGATTAGGACAAAGGCGATTAATTATCCACTGATAGCCTTACAAGGATTGGTGGAAGGAAGTATCACAGGGATCGTAGGGGCCGGAGGTGGCTTTTTGATTATTCCTGCTTTGGTGCTGATCGCTAAGCTGCCCATGCGAATGGCGGTAGGTACTTCTCTGTTGATTATTGGCATTAAGTCTCTTTTGGGATTTACAGGGGATCTTATCTCCCAGGATATCGATTGGTTTTTCCTGTTGATCTTTACGGGACTGAGTATTATAGGGATTTTTATTGGAGGAAAACTTTCCCGTAAGGTGAACGAGTCAGCGCTGAAAAAAGCCTTTGGATGGTTTGTGCTGCTGATGGGTGCCTATATTCTGATCAGAGAACTCTTTATTGGTTAG
- a CDS encoding DUF5995 family protein, with protein MSSIEEVIARMDQIVADCRTQKSRIGYFAILYRQVTRRIKEGIDLGEFEDNARMERLDIIFAQRFFDAYENYLSDNTTSQSWLCAFDATKKTGKVILQHLLLGINAHINLDLGIATVQTTQGNGLEAIKEDFDKINIILASMVDGVKANLSIISPLFGFLIQLADGKDELLLNFSIQIARDGAWEFAQEYSTTQDIDQCFTVRDQAIYRIANKIVNPGKFFGWIVFIINLTEWNSIPEVMDRLEGIVRKATPNNLRTAQL; from the coding sequence ATGTCATCAATTGAAGAAGTAATCGCCAGAATGGACCAAATTGTAGCCGACTGCAGAACACAAAAAAGTAGAATTGGCTACTTTGCCATTCTGTACCGACAAGTCACCAGAAGAATTAAAGAAGGAATAGACCTTGGGGAGTTTGAGGATAATGCGCGCATGGAGCGGCTTGACATTATCTTTGCCCAGCGATTTTTCGACGCATATGAGAATTACCTTTCTGACAACACCACCAGTCAAAGCTGGCTATGCGCCTTTGACGCCACCAAAAAAACCGGTAAGGTCATTCTCCAACATTTACTTTTAGGCATAAACGCCCACATCAACCTGGACCTTGGCATTGCCACCGTCCAAACCACGCAAGGAAACGGGCTGGAAGCCATCAAAGAAGATTTTGACAAGATCAACATTATCTTGGCCAGTATGGTAGATGGTGTAAAAGCCAATCTTTCCATCATCTCACCACTATTTGGTTTTCTGATCCAGCTGGCCGATGGCAAAGATGAACTCCTGCTCAATTTCAGCATCCAAATCGCCAGGGACGGAGCATGGGAATTTGCCCAAGAATACAGTACCACCCAGGATATCGATCAATGCTTCACGGTCCGCGACCAGGCAATTTACCGCATCGCGAACAAAATAGTCAACCCGGGAAAATTCTTTGGGTGGATCGTATTTATCATCAATCTTACCGAGTGGAACTCCATTCCTGAGGTGATGGACCGACTGGAAGGAATTGTGCGAAAGGCAACTCCAAACAATCTGCGAACCGCTCAACTATAG
- a CDS encoding serpin family protein produces MKKIYYFFLLMTASTVGCIDSEPKDKEILPNLRTLTDEEQSLASYSGDFAIDLYLQLRNHDDTNLFFSPYSIQQALSMTMNGNKGTVLEEYLQALRYDNLTIDQANMANKGLTQFLQEVDPKVTFNVANGIWYKENLTVKEAFQEIVQQHYFAALSGLNMANPNSVDIINNWIEDHTNNLIQNMLDKIHDDAVMYLVNAIYFKGDWKYQFEKSATEQAPFHVDEQTTVNVDMMRTQEPADFRYLKSDHLTYLEIPYSTGQYSMGILLPDDLNLDKVEEQLNAENLLRWRTAARERALFLQMPKFKLRKKIDNLKEDLQALGLVTPFKFDPRNFTELFDTPTDYLKINRVIHDALIEVDEKGTEAAAATVVEIIEVTAGPSTPLNIKLNRPFLFFIQEKHSGTILFIGKLGDPSLL; encoded by the coding sequence ATGAAAAAGATCTATTATTTTTTTCTTCTAATGACTGCCTCCACAGTTGGATGTATCGATAGCGAGCCCAAGGACAAAGAGATCCTGCCCAACCTGCGAACGCTGACAGATGAGGAACAGTCCCTGGCTTCCTACAGCGGAGATTTCGCCATTGACCTCTATCTGCAGCTAAGGAACCATGATGATACCAACCTTTTTTTTAGCCCTTACAGTATTCAGCAGGCACTATCCATGACCATGAACGGCAATAAAGGAACTGTCCTCGAAGAATACTTGCAAGCCCTCAGATACGATAACCTTACTATTGACCAAGCCAATATGGCCAATAAAGGGCTTACGCAATTCCTTCAGGAAGTGGACCCAAAGGTAACATTTAACGTCGCCAACGGTATCTGGTACAAAGAAAACCTCACCGTAAAAGAAGCTTTCCAGGAAATTGTCCAGCAACACTATTTTGCCGCTCTCAGCGGGCTAAACATGGCAAATCCTAACTCCGTGGACATCATCAATAACTGGATAGAAGACCACACCAATAACCTTATTCAAAATATGCTGGATAAAATCCATGATGATGCGGTCATGTACCTGGTCAATGCCATTTACTTCAAGGGAGATTGGAAATACCAGTTTGAAAAAAGCGCTACTGAACAAGCCCCATTCCATGTCGATGAACAAACCACTGTCAATGTGGACATGATGAGGACCCAAGAACCTGCTGATTTCAGGTACCTCAAATCCGACCATCTGACCTACCTGGAAATCCCCTATAGCACTGGGCAATACTCCATGGGAATCCTACTCCCAGATGACCTGAATTTGGATAAAGTGGAAGAACAACTGAATGCAGAAAACCTCTTGCGATGGCGAACCGCAGCGCGGGAAAGGGCATTATTTCTCCAAATGCCCAAATTTAAATTACGAAAAAAAATAGACAACCTTAAAGAAGATCTACAAGCACTGGGATTGGTCACACCATTCAAATTTGACCCACGAAACTTTACTGAATTGTTTGACACCCCAACGGATTATTTAAAAATCAACCGCGTCATTCACGATGCGCTGATCGAAGTGGACGAAAAAGGCACTGAAGCTGCTGCAGCCACCGTTGTGGAAATCATAGAAGTCACGGCCGGTCCCTCCACTCCCTTAAACATAAAACTGAACCGTCCATTCCTGTTCTTCATCCAAGAAAAACATAGCGGGACTATTTTATTTATCGGAAAACTGGGCGATCCGTCACTGCTTTAA